The Streptomyces sp. CC0208 genome window below encodes:
- the mqnP gene encoding menaquinone biosynthesis prenyltransferase MqnP: MMTTADGVVGPGPAPQPTGKVKAFLRLVMIEHSVFALPFAYIAALTAMYEWDKNIHWGRLLLVTICMVGLRTFAMAVNRIIDREIDARNPRTAQRELVTGAMSVKHAWTGALVAVVVFLGSAALLNPLCLALAPVAVIPMVVYPYGKRFTNFPQAILGLAQAMGPVGGWLAITGSWSWDAVILGLAVGIWIGGFDLIYACQDVETDRETGVMSVPARFGIPAAIWGARVCHVLTTSLLIWYAVATDAGGFFWLGLMIVAGAFVYEHSIVRPHDLSRLNRAFFSTNGFIGISLFICALLDLLVRGLTV, encoded by the coding sequence ATGATGACCACCGCCGACGGGGTCGTGGGCCCGGGCCCGGCGCCGCAGCCGACCGGGAAGGTGAAGGCCTTCCTGCGCCTCGTGATGATCGAGCACTCGGTCTTCGCGCTGCCCTTCGCGTACATCGCCGCGCTGACCGCGATGTACGAGTGGGACAAGAACATCCACTGGGGGCGGCTGCTCCTGGTGACGATCTGCATGGTGGGACTGCGCACCTTCGCGATGGCGGTCAACCGGATCATCGACCGGGAGATCGACGCGCGGAACCCCCGGACGGCACAGCGCGAGCTCGTCACCGGGGCGATGTCGGTCAAGCACGCCTGGACCGGGGCACTGGTCGCGGTCGTGGTCTTCCTCGGCTCTGCGGCGCTGCTGAACCCGCTGTGCCTGGCGCTGGCGCCCGTTGCGGTGATCCCGATGGTGGTCTATCCGTACGGGAAGCGGTTCACGAACTTCCCCCAGGCCATCCTGGGTCTCGCCCAGGCGATGGGTCCGGTGGGCGGCTGGCTCGCGATCACCGGGTCCTGGTCCTGGGACGCGGTCATCCTCGGCCTCGCGGTCGGCATCTGGATCGGCGGGTTCGACCTGATCTACGCCTGCCAGGACGTGGAGACGGACCGGGAGACCGGCGTCATGTCGGTGCCGGCGCGCTTCGGCATCCCGGCGGCGATCTGGGGGGCGCGGGTCTGTCACGTCCTGACGACGTCCCTGCTGATCTGGTACGCCGTCGCGACGGATGCGGGCGGCTTCTTCTGGCTGGGCCTGATGATCGTCGCGGGCGCGTTCGTGTACGAGCACTCGATCGTGCGGCCGCATGACCTGTCCCGGCTGAACCGGGCGTTCTTCTCGACGAACGGCTTCATCGGCATCAGCCTCTTCATTTGCGCGCTGCTGGATCTGCTGGTGCGGGGGTTGACGGTCTGA
- a CDS encoding menaquinone biosynthesis decarboxylase, with the protein MAYDDLRSLLRALEREGDLKRIKAEVDPYLEVGEIVDRVQKAGGPALLFENVRGSAMPLAMNVFGTDRRLLKALGLKSYGDISDKIGGLLRPELPQGFVGVREAFGKLGSMTHVPPKKVKSGDAPVQEVVLTGDDVDLDQLPALFTWPKDGGSFFNLGLTHTKDPESGIRNLGLYRLQRHDKRTIGMHWQIHKDSRNHYQVAARRGERLPVAIAFGCPPAVTYASTAPLPGDIDEYLFAGFIAGKRIEMVDCKTVPLQVPAQAEVVIEGWLEPGEMLPEGPFGDHTGFYTPQEPFPALKIDCVTMRKRPLLQSIVVGRPPTEDGPLGRATERFFLPLLKIIVPDIVDYHLPEAGGFHNCAIVSIDKKYPKHAQKVMHAVWGAHMMSLTKLIVVVDADCDVHDLHEVAWRALGNTDYARDLSVVEGPVDHLDHASYQQFWGGKAGIDATRKWPEEGYTRDGGWPDMVLSDPETAAKVDRRWKEYGL; encoded by the coding sequence ATGGCTTACGACGATCTTCGCTCCCTGCTCAGGGCACTGGAACGCGAGGGAGACCTCAAGCGGATCAAGGCCGAGGTCGACCCATATCTGGAGGTCGGGGAGATCGTCGACCGGGTGCAGAAGGCGGGCGGCCCCGCGCTGCTCTTCGAGAACGTCCGCGGGTCGGCCATGCCGCTCGCGATGAACGTCTTCGGGACCGACCGGCGACTGCTCAAGGCCCTGGGCCTGAAGTCGTACGGGGACATCTCCGACAAGATCGGCGGCCTGCTGCGTCCCGAACTGCCGCAGGGCTTCGTGGGGGTGCGCGAGGCCTTCGGGAAGCTCGGCTCGATGACGCACGTCCCGCCGAAGAAGGTGAAGTCCGGGGACGCCCCGGTCCAGGAGGTCGTCCTCACCGGGGACGACGTGGACCTCGACCAGTTGCCCGCGCTCTTCACCTGGCCCAAGGACGGCGGGTCCTTCTTCAACCTGGGGCTCACCCACACCAAGGACCCGGAGTCCGGGATCCGCAACCTCGGTCTGTACCGCCTCCAGCGCCACGACAAGCGCACGATCGGCATGCACTGGCAGATCCACAAGGACAGCCGCAACCACTACCAGGTCGCCGCCCGGCGCGGTGAGCGCCTCCCGGTGGCCATCGCCTTCGGCTGCCCGCCCGCCGTCACCTACGCCTCCACGGCCCCCCTCCCCGGCGACATCGACGAGTACCTCTTCGCCGGGTTCATCGCGGGCAAGCGGATCGAGATGGTGGACTGCAAGACGGTCCCGCTCCAGGTCCCGGCGCAGGCCGAGGTGGTCATCGAGGGCTGGCTGGAGCCGGGCGAGATGCTGCCGGAGGGGCCCTTCGGGGACCACACCGGGTTCTACACCCCGCAGGAGCCGTTCCCGGCGCTGAAGATCGACTGTGTGACGATGCGGAAGCGGCCGCTGCTCCAGTCGATCGTCGTGGGCCGCCCCCCGACGGAGGACGGACCGCTGGGCCGCGCGACGGAGCGTTTCTTCCTCCCTCTGCTGAAGATCATCGTGCCGGACATCGTGGACTACCACCTGCCCGAGGCGGGCGGCTTCCACAACTGCGCGATCGTCTCGATCGACAAGAAGTACCCGAAGCACGCGCAGAAGGTGATGCACGCGGTCTGGGGGGCACACATGATGTCCCTGACCAAACTGATCGTGGTCGTCGACGCGGACTGCGACGTGCACGACCTGCACGAGGTCGCCTGGCGGGCGCTGGGCAACACGGACTACGCCCGTGACCTCTCGGTCGTCGAGGGACCGGTCGACCACCTCGACCACGCCTCCTACCAGCAGTTCTGGGGCGGCAAGGCGGGCATCGACGCGACGAGGAAGTGGCCCGAGGAGGGCTACACGCGTGACGGCGGCTGGCCCGACATGGTGCTGTCCGACCCGGAGACGGCGGCGAAGGTCGACCGCCGGTGGAAGGAGTACGGCCTGTGA
- a CDS encoding PLD nuclease N-terminal domain-containing protein, whose translation MFRLLMYLIPLALTIYAFIDCLNTPEDEAKHLPKIAWVFIILLFWIVGPVAWLAAGKLRTPPANGRTPSEWHRNHRMEYVAPDDNPEFLNSLKAEHKKDEALLKDWEADLRRREEELKRREQGEDPKAG comes from the coding sequence ATGTTCCGGCTGCTGATGTACCTGATCCCGCTGGCGCTGACGATCTACGCGTTCATCGACTGCCTCAACACCCCCGAGGACGAGGCGAAGCACCTTCCCAAGATCGCCTGGGTCTTCATCATCCTGCTGTTCTGGATCGTCGGCCCGGTCGCCTGGCTCGCCGCGGGCAAGCTGCGCACCCCGCCGGCGAACGGCCGCACCCCCTCCGAGTGGCACCGCAACCACCGCATGGAGTACGTCGCCCCCGACGACAACCCGGAGTTCCTGAACTCCCTCAAGGCGGAGCACAAGAAGGACGAGGCGCTCCTCAAGGACTGGGAGGCCGACCTGCGCCGCCGCGAGGAGGAGCTCAAGCGCCGCGAGCAGGGCGAGGACCCCAAGGCAGGCTGA
- a CDS encoding cytosine permease encodes MTTAPADSAGTLAPAYGDKVIAVEATGSEPVPDAERHGGPLQLLWTWASPNIEFATVFIGVIAVLFFGLSFWQATAAIVLGTALGAITQGVLSLDGPRFGVPQMVIGRLSFGHRGNILPAAANGLVAGVGWFAVNSVSAAFALNTLTGLRPLPSLLLVVAAEILIGFIGHNFVHAFEKYAFPALAVIFLLAGVWTFKDADLGGGGTGGGIGGFLLAFSAAWGYAAGWNPYASDYSRYLPRTANKVRTVLYPALGLFLSITLVAVIGAASATIVAPKDATPTAAFTGHLPGWLGDLVLIAIILGAVSANALNVYSGAISIASFGLNLPAWLSRSVLVVVSGVAGTAAAWASLSDAGAAYEAFLLVIAYWVAPWLGVVLVERWLRARVPQEQSAAQLSDRSFTNWPGLAALLIGVAVSVPLFSNQEDYVGYVPEHWPSFGDITPVVGFALSALLYAALRRRSPAR; translated from the coding sequence ATGACGACAGCTCCCGCCGACTCCGCCGGCACCCTCGCTCCCGCATACGGTGACAAGGTCATCGCCGTCGAGGCGACGGGCTCGGAACCCGTCCCCGACGCCGAACGCCACGGCGGCCCGCTCCAGTTGCTGTGGACCTGGGCCTCCCCCAACATCGAGTTCGCGACCGTCTTCATCGGGGTGATCGCGGTCCTCTTCTTCGGCCTGAGCTTCTGGCAGGCCACGGCCGCCATCGTGCTCGGCACCGCCCTCGGGGCGATCACCCAGGGCGTCCTGTCCCTGGACGGGCCCCGGTTCGGGGTGCCGCAGATGGTGATCGGCCGCCTCTCCTTCGGCCACCGCGGCAACATCCTGCCCGCCGCGGCCAACGGCCTGGTGGCCGGCGTCGGCTGGTTCGCGGTGAACAGCGTCAGCGCGGCCTTCGCCCTCAACACCCTGACCGGGCTGCGCCCGCTGCCGTCGCTCCTCCTCGTGGTGGCCGCCGAGATCCTGATCGGCTTCATCGGCCACAACTTCGTCCACGCCTTCGAGAAGTACGCCTTCCCCGCCCTCGCGGTGATCTTCCTGCTGGCCGGGGTGTGGACCTTCAAGGACGCCGACCTCGGCGGAGGCGGCACGGGCGGCGGCATCGGCGGCTTCCTGCTCGCGTTCAGCGCGGCCTGGGGCTACGCGGCGGGCTGGAACCCGTACGCGTCCGACTACTCGCGCTATCTCCCCCGTACGGCGAACAAGGTCAGGACGGTCCTCTACCCGGCGCTCGGCCTGTTCCTGTCCATCACTCTGGTCGCGGTGATCGGCGCGGCCTCGGCGACCATCGTGGCCCCGAAGGACGCGACCCCGACGGCGGCCTTCACCGGCCATCTTCCGGGCTGGCTCGGCGACCTGGTGCTGATCGCGATCATCCTGGGCGCGGTCTCCGCCAACGCCCTCAACGTGTACTCCGGCGCGATCTCGATCGCCTCCTTCGGCCTGAACCTCCCGGCCTGGCTGAGCCGGAGCGTGCTGGTCGTGGTGTCCGGAGTCGCCGGTACGGCGGCGGCGTGGGCCTCGCTCTCCGACGCGGGCGCGGCCTACGAGGCGTTCCTGCTGGTGATCGCGTACTGGGTGGCGCCCTGGCTGGGTGTGGTCCTGGTCGAGCGGTGGCTGCGGGCCCGGGTGCCGCAGGAGCAGTCGGCGGCCCAGCTGTCCGACCGCTCCTTCACCAACTGGCCGGGGCTCGCGGCCCTGTTGATCGGCGTGGCGGTCTCCGTGCCGCTGTTCTCCAACCAGGAGGACTACGTCGGCTACGTACCGGAGCACTGGCCGTCGTTCGGGGACATCACCCCCGTGGTCGGCTTCGCGCTGAGCGCCCTGCTGTACGCGGCGCTGCGGAGGCGGTCGCCGGCCCGGTGA